AGGTTAAAGATTGCCTTAAGACTTAATCCCCTTTTATCTGTTTTGTCAAGAGAAAAACTTTTTCAGATTGACAATATCTATAACCTTCTTTACTATTTAGCCGATACTACTTTTATAGGACAGGGTATGGTATGGAAGGTATCCCGCTTCTTAGAGACATAGTTATTTTATTCGCCGCATCCATTATTGTTCTGGTCATCTTTCACAGGATTGGGCTGCCAACCATTATAGGTTTTCTTGTAACAGGGATTTTGATTGGTCCTTATGGACTTCGGCTTGTAACAAATGTAGAGTCCGTTGAACTATTGGCGCAGATTGGCATTGTCCTCCTCCTTTTTACAATAGGCATGGAATTGTCTATAGCAAGTATAAAGAGGGTTGGCAGGGAGGTAATAGGTGTAGGTAGTTTTCAAATCATCTTTACTGCTGCACTTGTAGTCATAATAGCAAATCTATTAAATATATCTCTTCCTGTATCTATACTACTTGGTTTTGTCATAGCCCATTCCTCTACCGCCATCATATTGAAAATCCTTGATGATAGAGGGGAGATAGATTCCCCTCACGGCAGGCTTGCACTTAGTATCTGCATAGTTCAGGATTTGAGCGTTATCCCGATGGTTATTATTCTGCAGGGTCTGGGCGGCACACAAGATGCGACACTCACTTACATTGTAAAGACCCTTTTATATGCTGTCTTATCCATAATACTTGTTTTGCTTTTGTCTTATATACTTGCTCCAAGGCTTATTCATCAGGTGGTGAAATTGCGCAGCAGAGAGGTCTTTATCCTAACAATACTCTTTGTCTGTCTGGGTATTGCATGGTTTACATCAAGGCTCGGACTTCCTATTGCGCTAGGGGCATTCATTGCAGGGATTGTGATATCTGAATCTGAATACAGCCATCAGATAACAGCAGAAATCCTGCCCTTTAAGGATGTGTTTACGAGTTTATTTTTTATATCAATAGGCATGCTCCTTGAGTTAAACTATTTCATTAGTAATATCCATAAGATATTACCTATTTCTGTTGGTATTATTGTCTTCAAGACCTTTATTATTGTGGCAGCAGGGCAGATATTAAGATACCCGCTTCGCATGATAATAATTGTAGGTTTAGGACTTTCTAATATAGGTGAATTTTCCTTTCTCCTTATGAAGATAGGCGAGACCTATGGGCTCATGAGCAAAGATCTCTATCAAACCCTTCTGGCAAGTTCTATTGTTACAATGGCAGTTACCCCGTTTCTTTTCCAGAAGAGTCAGGAGATTGCCTTAAGTATTGCCAATATTTTTAGAATAAGGGAATCTAAACTCTCTGAACCATCCAGAAAGACAACCCTGACAGACCATGTAATCATAGTGGGATACGGTTTAAATGGTCAGAATCTTGCAAGGGTATTAAAGGATGGGGGTATACATTATATTGTTATGGATATAGATATAAACCGCATAAGAAAGGCTAAAAAAGAGGGACACAGGGCTATATTTGGGGATGCAAGCCATCCTGAGGTAATGAAAAAGGTGGGCATAGGAAATGCGAGGATGGTGGTTGTTGCCATATCAGACCCTGTTACTACCAGAAGGACGGTCAGGATTTCAAGGGACATAAATTCGTCTGTTTATATAATTGTAAGAACCCGCTATACTGAAGAGGTTCAAGAACTTTATAAACTTGGGGCGAATCAGGTGATTGCAGAGGAGTTTGAGACATCTATAGAGATATTTGCACGGGTTTTAAGAGAATATCATATCCCTCAAAATGTTATTCAGAATCAGATAGAACTTGTTCGTCAGCAAGGTTATGCAATGCTGCGGACACCTTCTATAGCAAGGGACAGGATTATGGAACTCTCGTCCATCCTTGCAGCAACGATTTCAGATACATTTTTTGTGCAAGAAGGTTCATATGCTGTGAATAAAACACTGTCTCAGATGGAATTTCGTAAAAGGACAGGGGTTTCTATTATTGCTGTTATCAGAAGACAAAGGGCAAAGGCAAACCCGCCCCCTGACTTTATGATAGAGGCAGGCGATATTCTGGTAATGCTCGGAAGTCATGCAGAAATGGAGAGTGCGGTTAATTTGCTAAAGGGAGGTATCTGATGTTTCAAGACAATAGTTTATATTCCCTGTCAGAGATGGTAAATGAAATCCCTGTTATGCCGCTGGTTGCAGAAAAGGTTATTCGTTTAATGGATAACCCTAATACTACAGAATCACAGATTCAGGCGGTTATAGAATTGGACCCGTCTTTAGCCTTGAGGCTCCTGCGGATTTCAAACTCTGCATTCTATGGCTACAGGGGACAGATAAAGAATATATCCCAGTCAATAATGGTTCTGGGTTTCAGGATTATAAAAAGTATAGTCTTTAGCGCATCTCTGCGGGGTATATATAAAAGGTTTGGCATGACAGAGAAGCTTCTATGGGAACATTCTATCCTTGCAGGCATTTCTTCAAGGGGCATTGCAGAGATGGCAAAATTCCCTGATATTGAAGATGCCTATATGTTGGGTCTCTTGCACAATGTGGGCGCAGTTATTATGAATAATGAAAGGCCTGATGAATTCAAGAAGGTTATGCATAGGTTTTCAATGGGAAACATATCCCTGCTTCAAGCAGAAAAAGAGGTGTTTGGATTCACGCATAAAGATGTTGGGGTACTGGTTGTTAAAAAATGGAACTTTCCTGAGATTTATGAAAAAATAATTCTTTATCAGGATACCCCAGAATTTTTTATAAAAGACGATCCATACCTTTATAAACTCACATCAATAGTATATCTGTCAGATATATTGTGCTATAAATCAGGCATAGGTTTTGGTTATAAGATGCCCAGCGGGTTTGACCTGTCATTTGATAAGACGCTCAATGGTATTGGGCTTTCTGAAGATGGTATATTTGAACTCATGAAAAGGGTTAATCAGATTTATCAGGAAGAAAAAGACTGGTAGCAATTACAGTTTTTGTTAACATCTGCCGATAAAATAAATATGGTTGATGAGATTGCAAAGATAATGGGAAATCTTATCCAGATAGCACAGACTGGCAAGGTGGATAAGGTAAAAGAGGTTACCCCAAGACCTGAGGAAGGCAGGAATATGCCGTCGCCTTTTAGTGAAATCGCCCTTTCTACACACAGAGAAAAAGGCAAGGGGCAGGAGAAAAAGAAGAATATTAGAAGCAGTAGTAATCTCAAACAGATTGACGAAGGCGGCGAAGACGAAAGAAAGATAGATGTGGTCATCTAACTATCCTTAAAATGCCCTTGCACACGGTAAAATTTGCCTATAAGTAAAGAACTTGCTAATAGTTTGGTTTATAATTTCCCTGTCTTTTAAAAATAGTTCATACCCCAGCCCTTACAACCTCCTGTTTTTAAATGGTTTCTATGTCAAATTAATACATTTAAAGAAATTGGCATATCTATTGCTTTATAAATTAGGCAGGAGGTTACCTATGAATAGAGGGATATATGTTGCTGCGGTTGGCGCTATTAATGCTGCAAGAAGTAGTGATGTTATTGCCAATAATTTGGCAGGCAGCAGTGTTGTAGGTTTTAAGAAAGATACACCTATATTTAGTATATATCAGGCTGATTCAAACCCTGCTCTTTACAGGGCTGCCAGTATGACCCCTGAAAGGGTATTTGTCAATATAAGTAGTGGAAATATCTATACAGATTTTGAGCAGGGACTAATCAGTAAGACAGGCAATCCACTTGACTTTGCAATCAGTGGGAATGGTTTTTTTGTCATAGCAACCCCTGATGGTGAGAGATATGCCAAGAGGGGTGATTTTGTAATAGATAAGGATGGCAGATTAAAAACAAAGGATGGTAACAATGTATTAGGTGAAAATGGCGTCATAACATTGACACAGGGTGGAGTGTCTGTTGCTGAAGATGGGACAATTAGTGTAGGCGGCAACAGGATTGATGATATTGCAGACAGTGTAATAAAACTTACAAGTTAGGATTAGGAGGTAGATATGTCAAACAGATTTAACTACAGACTGTTGGAGATTGCTACAAGAGATGAAAATGCCTTCTTACAAATAGTGAAAGAAGAAAGTATGGAGATACCCGGTTCTGTGAGGATGTTTTTGACAGATAAGATTAGAAATGCGGTTTCAGTGCTGGAAGATAACAACAGAACAAGGCTGAAGATATTGAATGCCCTTGAGATTGTTGGACTATAAATAAAAGAGGAGGGATGTATGTTAAGGTCATTATGGATAGCATCAACAGGTATGGAGGCACAGCAGTTACATATTGATATGATTTCCAATAACCTTGCTAATGTGAATACCGTTGGTTTCAAAAGGAACCGTGCTGATTTTGAAGATCTTTTGTATCAGGATATGAAGATTCCGGGTGCAGCATCTTCTCCTACAACACAGATTCCTACAGGGATTCAGATTGGGTTAGGTGTTCGGCCTGTGGCAACCCAGAAAATCTTTACAATGGGCAACTTTCAAAAGACAGGCAATACTCTGGATATGGCTGTTGAAGGTGACGGTTTTTTTCAGATAACCACGCCTGGTGGAAATACTGCATATACAAGGGACGGCACATTCAAATTAAATAAGGACGGGAATATTGTAACATCTGACGGGCATCTACTTGATCCAGCCATTACAATACCAGCAGATGCAACCAGTATAACCGTGAGTTCAGACGGCATAGTATCGGTAAGCAGGGCAGGTTCTTCTGCGACTGAAGAGGTTGGTAATATTGAACTTACAAGGTTTATTAACCCTGCAGGGCTTAAGGCAATAGGCAGGAACCTGTTTATAAGAACCGACTCATCAGGCGACCCGCAGACAGGTGTTCCTGGTGAGAGCGGACTCGGCACAATTACACAGGGTTTTCTGGAGATGAGTAATGTGAGTGTTGTAGAAGAGATGGTGAATATGATTGTGGCACAAAGGGCTTATGAGATAAATTCCAAATCAATACAGACAGCGGATGATATGCTGCAGATAGCAAATAACCTTAAGAGGTAGTTAAAATGAATTACAAATTACAAATTACAAATTATAAATTTTTATTCATAATTTATCTTGCGGGTGGTTTTCTATGCCCTGTAAATGCCTTTGCAGTTGAAGATAAAAAAGAATTTGCAGTAGTTGCGGCGGTAGAACCCCTTGGTTTAGACCATATTATTAAAGAAGGGGATGTTAAGGTAACTCATATTAAGTATAGAGATGATAGGGACATGACTGAACTGCGTGATGTAATCGGCAGAAAGGTTAAAAGGCCTATTGGTGCAAATAATGTTATAAAAAAAGATTATCTGCAGGAAGGTGTAAGTATGGCTGTTAAAAAGGGCGATACTGTTATACTGATTGCAGAAAAGGATAATGTGAGGGTTTCTACAAAAGGAAAACTAAAGGAAGACGGCGGTCTGGGGTCTGTTGTAAGGGTTGAAAATATATCATCAGGCAAGATACTGAGCGGTAAGATTATAGAGCCCGGTATTGTAAAGATAGATTTTTGATTAAGGGGAATTATTGTGAAAATAATGTCTGGTTTTTTATTTGTTATTGCTGTTTATGGGTGTGCTGCACCAACCTATGAAAAGGTGGATTTAAGGTCTGTCCCAATCCATAGAGATATATCTGTAGAAAAGAGCCGAGGCTCTATCTGGACAGGGGAGAATTCACGGAATAGATTTTTTGCAGATTTCAGGGCAAGGGATGTCGGAGATATGGTTACAATCACAATTGTTGAAAAGACAGCGGCAAAGGGGGAGGCAACCACATCTACCGGCAGAACAACCAGTGAGGATGCCTCTGTTACAGACCTTTTTGGTATGCCTCTTAACTTTAAGATGGAAAACTTTATGGAACTGGGCAAGTCCTTTAGCCCAACAGTAAAAGGAGGTCATACAAATAAGTTGGATGGCAGCGGTACTACAGAGAGGAAAGGGGAAATCACAGCCACCATATCAGCAAGGGTTATAGAAATTCTCCCAAACGGTAATCTATACATAGAAGGCAGAAAAGAGACCACTGTTAATAATGAAAAACAGCATATTATTATTTCAGGTATTGCAAGACCTGAAGATATATCATCTACTAATGCAATCTCTTCAGATGTCATATCTGATTTAAGACTGGAACTTTCTGGTTATGGTGTCCTTGCAGATAAACAAAGCCCTGGGTGGCTGACAAGGATATTGGATAATATATGGCCATTTTAAAAACAGTAAACAGTAAACAGTATGCAGTATGCAGTATGCAGAAAGCAAAAAAGTTTCATGTTTTTACTTCCTACTCCTTACTCTTTACTGCTTACTGTTTTCTACTTACCCCTTACTCCTTACTCCTTACTGTAGAACCTGCCCATGCAGCAAGGATAAAAGAGGTTGCAAATTTTGAAGGGATAAGGTCTAACCCGCTTATCGGGTATGGACTTGTGGTAGGACTTGATGGGACAGGTGACAAAAGCGGGACAGAGTTTACAGTCCAGAGCCTTGTGAATATGCTTAACAGATTTGGCATAAAGGTAAGTCCATCTGCTGTCAAGGTCAAAAATGTTGCTGCTGTGATTGTAACAGCAGAAATGTCTCCTGTCAAAAGGGCAGGGGACAGGATAGATATTATTCTTTCTTCTATAGGTGACGCAAAGAGTTTGCAGGGTGGAACGCTTTTATTTACACCTCTTCGCGGGGCTGACAATAGCATATATGTAGTTGCTCAAGGTCCTGTGTCTACAGGCGGTTTTATAGGCGGCGGTGAGGCAGGGACATCTGTACAGAAGAATCATAGTGTGGTGGGAAGGGTGCCGGGGGGAGGATTTATTGAAAAAGAGATACCCATTCAATTAAGCGATGACCTGTCTTTGATTTTGAGCCAGCCTGACTTTACCACATCAAATAAGATTGCACAGAAGATAAATAATACATTAGGCACAGGGATAGCAATGCCGCTGGATGGGACAAAAATCAAACTTAAAATACCTGATGAGTATAAAACAACAGGGCGGTTCGTAGAATTCCTGTCAAGGGTTGAAGGTCTGGATGTGCCTGTGGATGCTGTTTCAAGGGTTATTGTAAATGAGAGGACAGGGACTATTGTTATAGGTGAAAATGTCAGGCTCTCCACAATTGCGGTGTCTCACGGGAATCTGAGTGTAGAAATCAAGACCAAACAGGTGGTATCTCAGCCGCCTCCATTTAGTTCTGGCTCTACTGTAACTGTGCCTGAGGAGGAGGTTACTATAAAAGAGGAAAAGGCAAGGCTTATACTCCTTGAGCATGGTGCAACACTTGGAGATGTTGTGAGGGCATTGAATGCAATCGGTGTAACCCCAAGGGACCTTATATCAATCTTGCAGGCAATCAAGGCATCAGGGGCCCTTCAGTCAGAACTGGAAATTATATGATAAACAGGGTAGATGTCCATAATGGACTTAATACTATTCCAACTGAAACCAAAGACAGAGAACTTGATAAGGCTGCCTCTGAATTTGAGTCAGTTTTTATCTATTATATGTTAAAGACGATGCGGGAGAGTGT
This region of Deltaproteobacteria bacterium genomic DNA includes:
- a CDS encoding cation:proton antiporter, with product MEGIPLLRDIVILFAASIIVLVIFHRIGLPTIIGFLVTGILIGPYGLRLVTNVESVELLAQIGIVLLLFTIGMELSIASIKRVGREVIGVGSFQIIFTAALVVIIANLLNISLPVSILLGFVIAHSSTAIILKILDDRGEIDSPHGRLALSICIVQDLSVIPMVIILQGLGGTQDATLTYIVKTLLYAVLSIILVLLLSYILAPRLIHQVVKLRSREVFILTILFVCLGIAWFTSRLGLPIALGAFIAGIVISESEYSHQITAEILPFKDVFTSLFFISIGMLLELNYFISNIHKILPISVGIIVFKTFIIVAAGQILRYPLRMIIIVGLGLSNIGEFSFLLMKIGETYGLMSKDLYQTLLASSIVTMAVTPFLFQKSQEIALSIANIFRIRESKLSEPSRKTTLTDHVIIVGYGLNGQNLARVLKDGGIHYIVMDIDINRIRKAKKEGHRAIFGDASHPEVMKKVGIGNARMVVVAISDPVTTRRTVRISRDINSSVYIIVRTRYTEEVQELYKLGANQVIAEEFETSIEIFARVLREYHIPQNVIQNQIELVRQQGYAMLRTPSIARDRIMELSSILAATISDTFFVQEGSYAVNKTLSQMEFRKRTGVSIIAVIRRQRAKANPPPDFMIEAGDILVMLGSHAEMESAVNLLKGGI
- a CDS encoding HDOD domain-containing protein; protein product: MFQDNSLYSLSEMVNEIPVMPLVAEKVIRLMDNPNTTESQIQAVIELDPSLALRLLRISNSAFYGYRGQIKNISQSIMVLGFRIIKSIVFSASLRGIYKRFGMTEKLLWEHSILAGISSRGIAEMAKFPDIEDAYMLGLLHNVGAVIMNNERPDEFKKVMHRFSMGNISLLQAEKEVFGFTHKDVGVLVVKKWNFPEIYEKIILYQDTPEFFIKDDPYLYKLTSIVYLSDILCYKSGIGFGYKMPSGFDLSFDKTLNGIGLSEDGIFELMKRVNQIYQEEKDW
- a CDS encoding flagellar hook basal-body protein, giving the protein MNRGIYVAAVGAINAARSSDVIANNLAGSSVVGFKKDTPIFSIYQADSNPALYRAASMTPERVFVNISSGNIYTDFEQGLISKTGNPLDFAISGNGFFVIATPDGERYAKRGDFVIDKDGRLKTKDGNNVLGENGVITLTQGGVSVAEDGTISVGGNRIDDIADSVIKLTS
- the flgG gene encoding flagellar basal-body rod protein FlgG, translated to MLRSLWIASTGMEAQQLHIDMISNNLANVNTVGFKRNRADFEDLLYQDMKIPGAASSPTTQIPTGIQIGLGVRPVATQKIFTMGNFQKTGNTLDMAVEGDGFFQITTPGGNTAYTRDGTFKLNKDGNIVTSDGHLLDPAITIPADATSITVSSDGIVSVSRAGSSATEEVGNIELTRFINPAGLKAIGRNLFIRTDSSGDPQTGVPGESGLGTITQGFLEMSNVSVVEEMVNMIVAQRAYEINSKSIQTADDMLQIANNLKR
- the flgA gene encoding flagellar basal body P-ring formation protein FlgA gives rise to the protein MNYKLQITNYKFLFIIYLAGGFLCPVNAFAVEDKKEFAVVAAVEPLGLDHIIKEGDVKVTHIKYRDDRDMTELRDVIGRKVKRPIGANNVIKKDYLQEGVSMAVKKGDTVILIAEKDNVRVSTKGKLKEDGGLGSVVRVENISSGKILSGKIIEPGIVKIDF
- a CDS encoding flagellar basal body L-ring protein FlgH, giving the protein MKIMSGFLFVIAVYGCAAPTYEKVDLRSVPIHRDISVEKSRGSIWTGENSRNRFFADFRARDVGDMVTITIVEKTAAKGEATTSTGRTTSEDASVTDLFGMPLNFKMENFMELGKSFSPTVKGGHTNKLDGSGTTERKGEITATISARVIEILPNGNLYIEGRKETTVNNEKQHIIISGIARPEDISSTNAISSDVISDLRLELSGYGVLADKQSPGWLTRILDNIWPF
- a CDS encoding flagellar basal body P-ring protein FlgI; translation: MQKAKKFHVFTSYSLLFTAYCFLLTPYSLLLTVEPAHAARIKEVANFEGIRSNPLIGYGLVVGLDGTGDKSGTEFTVQSLVNMLNRFGIKVSPSAVKVKNVAAVIVTAEMSPVKRAGDRIDIILSSIGDAKSLQGGTLLFTPLRGADNSIYVVAQGPVSTGGFIGGGEAGTSVQKNHSVVGRVPGGGFIEKEIPIQLSDDLSLILSQPDFTTSNKIAQKINNTLGTGIAMPLDGTKIKLKIPDEYKTTGRFVEFLSRVEGLDVPVDAVSRVIVNERTGTIVIGENVRLSTIAVSHGNLSVEIKTKQVVSQPPPFSSGSTVTVPEEEVTIKEEKARLILLEHGATLGDVVRALNAIGVTPRDLISILQAIKASGALQSELEII